A region from the Chrysoperla carnea chromosome 4, inChrCarn1.1, whole genome shotgun sequence genome encodes:
- the LOC123297556 gene encoding programmed cell death protein 6-like, whose amino-acid sequence MAYGAPMVDRNFLWDIFQRVDTDRSGYISQDELQVALSNGTWTPFNPETVRLMIGMFDRQNRGQVSFEDFAALWKYVTDWQNCFRSFDSDNSGNIDRNEMKTALTSFGYRLSENIIDLLVRKFDRHGRGTILFDDFIQCCIVLYTLTSAFRQYDTDQDGVITIHYEQFLSMVFSLKI is encoded by the exons atggCTTATGGAGCACCAATGGTAGATAGGAATTTCCTTTGGGATATATTCCAAAG gGTTGATACAGATCGTAGTGGATATATTTCACAAGACGAATTACAAGTAGCTTTATCAAATGGAACATGGACCCCTTTCAATCCAGAAACAGTTCGATTAATGATAG GTATGTTTGATAGACAAAATCGAGGTCAAGTTAGTTTTGAAGATTTTGCTGCATTATGGAAATATGTTACGGATTGGCAAAATTGTTTCCGATCATTTGATTCTGATAATTCAGGAAATATAGATAGAAATGAAATGAAGACGGCCTTAACATCATTTGGTTATCGTCTATCAGAAAATATTATCGATTTGTTAGTTCGCAAATTTGATCGTCATGGACGTGGAActattttatttgatgatttCATACAATGTTGTATTGTTTTATAT ACTTTAACTTCAGCTTTCCGTCAATACGATACTGATCAAGATGGTGTCATTACAATACattatgaacaatttttaagcatggtattcagtttaaaaatttaa